The following are encoded in a window of Aromatoleum petrolei genomic DNA:
- a CDS encoding ATP-binding cassette domain-containing protein, with protein MIQFRNLRLARGAKILVDSASLQIHPGWRVGLTGANGTGKSSLFALLRGLLHQDQGDLEIPAGWQIAHVAQETPALAKPAIEYVLDGDTELREVEAKLAAAEAAHDGAHIGELHARLHEIGGYASRARAAALLDGLGFVGDDPERPVSDFSGGWRMRLNLAQALMCRSDLLLLDEPTNHLDLDAVIWLEQWLRDYRGTLLLISHDREFLDACVTHIAHIEQQRLTLYSGGYSDFERQRAERLAQQQALFEKQQREVAHIENYIRRFRAQATKARQAQSRIKALERMERIAAAHIDTPFSFSFREGPAAPDPLLQIEDGAVAYGERTVLDRIRLTLRPGERVGLLGRNGAGKSTLIKLLSGELRLAAGSRSEGKGLAIGYFAQHQLETLRPEESPLQHMVRLDPRAREQELRDYLGGFDFRGDGVGGTSTPATTPCGSFSGGEKSRLALALMIWQRPNLMLLDEPTNHLDLEMRHALTLALQDYEGGMVLVSHDRALLRATCDRFLLVDDGRIQPFDGDLDDYRDWLATRRAQAAEAAKCPDREADKAARKADRAQSAAERQARLAARRPLVKEIDQIEKKLAGWQGEKKLLDARLADPTLYTGGDSAQLQTLLKRQAELSGWIEEAELRWLEISEALEAMPAD; from the coding sequence GTGATCCAGTTTCGCAACCTCCGCCTCGCCCGGGGCGCCAAAATCCTCGTCGATTCCGCTTCCCTGCAGATCCACCCCGGCTGGCGCGTCGGCCTCACCGGCGCCAACGGCACCGGCAAGTCCAGCCTCTTCGCGCTGCTGCGCGGCCTGCTGCACCAGGACCAGGGCGACCTGGAGATCCCCGCCGGCTGGCAGATCGCCCACGTCGCGCAGGAAACGCCCGCGCTCGCGAAACCCGCGATCGAATACGTGCTCGACGGCGACACCGAACTGCGCGAAGTGGAGGCGAAGCTCGCTGCGGCCGAAGCAGCGCATGACGGTGCGCACATCGGTGAGCTGCACGCGCGCCTGCACGAGATCGGCGGCTACGCATCGCGCGCCCGCGCGGCGGCGCTGCTCGACGGCCTGGGTTTCGTTGGCGACGATCCCGAGCGACCCGTGTCGGATTTCTCCGGCGGCTGGCGCATGCGCCTGAACCTCGCGCAGGCACTGATGTGCCGCTCCGACCTGCTGCTGCTCGACGAACCGACGAACCACCTCGACCTCGATGCCGTGATCTGGCTCGAGCAGTGGCTGCGCGACTACCGCGGCACGCTGCTGCTGATCTCGCACGACCGCGAATTCCTCGACGCCTGCGTCACCCACATCGCCCACATCGAGCAGCAGCGCCTCACGCTCTACAGCGGCGGCTACTCGGACTTCGAGCGTCAGCGCGCCGAGCGCCTCGCACAGCAGCAGGCGCTGTTCGAGAAGCAGCAGCGCGAGGTCGCGCACATCGAGAACTACATCCGCCGCTTCCGCGCCCAGGCGACCAAGGCCCGCCAGGCGCAGAGCCGCATCAAGGCGCTGGAGCGCATGGAGCGCATCGCCGCCGCGCACATCGACACCCCGTTCTCCTTCAGCTTCCGCGAAGGCCCGGCCGCGCCCGATCCGCTGCTGCAGATCGAGGATGGCGCCGTGGCCTATGGCGAGCGCACCGTGCTCGACCGCATCCGCCTCACGCTGCGCCCCGGTGAGCGTGTCGGCCTGCTCGGGCGCAACGGCGCCGGCAAGTCCACGCTGATCAAACTCCTCTCCGGTGAACTCCGACTCGCCGCGGGCAGCCGCAGCGAAGGCAAGGGTCTGGCGATCGGCTATTTCGCCCAGCACCAGCTCGAAACCCTGCGCCCCGAGGAATCCCCGCTGCAACACATGGTCCGCCTCGATCCGCGCGCCCGCGAGCAGGAGCTGCGCGACTACCTCGGCGGCTTCGACTTCCGCGGCGACGGCGTCGGCGGCACTTCGACCCCGGCCACCACGCCCTGCGGCTCCTTCTCCGGCGGCGAAAAGTCGCGCCTCGCGCTCGCGCTGATGATCTGGCAGCGCCCCAACCTGATGTTGCTCGACGAGCCGACCAACCACCTCGACCTTGAGATGCGCCACGCGCTCACACTCGCGCTGCAGGACTACGAGGGCGGCATGGTGCTGGTGTCGCACGACCGGGCGCTCTTGCGCGCGACCTGCGACCGTTTCCTGCTCGTCGACGACGGCCGCATCCAGCCCTTCGACGGCGACCTCGACGACTACCGCGACTGGCTCGCGACGCGCCGCGCGCAGGCGGCCGAGGCCGCGAAATGCCCCGATCGCGAGGCGGACAAGGCAGCAAGGAAGGCCGACCGCGCGCAATCGGCCGCCGAGCGCCAGGCACGGCTCGCGGCGCGTCGTCCGCTGGTGAAGGAGATCGACCAGATCGAGAAGAAGCTCGCCGGCTGGCAGGGCGAGAAGAAGCTGCTCGACGCACGCCTCGCCGACCCGACGCTATATACGGGTGGCGATTCCGCGCAGCTGCAGACGCTCCTCAAGCGCCAGGCCGAGCTCTCCGGCTGGATCGAGGAGGCGGAGCTGCGCTGGCTGGAGATCTCCGAGGCGCTGGAGGCGATGCCGGCGGACTGA